The following coding sequences lie in one Parafrankia discariae genomic window:
- a CDS encoding DHA2 family efflux MFS transporter permease subunit — protein MDVPHDRRPSQRAVVATLFVATMFITIMDTTIVNVALPSIAADLGVSSGSIDEVVIAYLVSLAVSIPASGWLADRFGSRPVFLAALGVFTAASALCGLAGSVTTLVIFRVLQGVGGGLLTPVGMAMLYRVYPPAERARAARILIVPTVVAPAAGPILGGVLTDQASWHWVFLVNVPIGIAAFVFGLVFLAGSRVPGAGRFDALGFLLSASGFALVLYALSVGPEHGWLSAGTLATAGIGLLATGATVWWELRRAQPLLALRVLGNDLFRTVSLTLSIAFMAFMGVLFLVPQLMQTVRGASATTSGLVVFPEALGVLTATQIGGRLYPRVGPRRLMAGGLVLAAAAMLSLGFLDSAGSLWPLRGLLFGVGVGIGFVMMPAQTAAFATISAASTAQASALFNAQRQLASAIGVALVSTALSLARPAATGSGGGSVVGDTGSFRWAFAVAAALAALGLLAALRVRDADAAPTMRPPAGSALLGHGRDDQRGGSRAGADGHVDRARVGREDVGGAAGDPDVVAPGGEVAGLARRSNGSPFRG, from the coding sequence ATGGACGTCCCCCACGACCGCCGCCCGAGCCAGCGCGCCGTCGTCGCCACGCTGTTCGTCGCGACGATGTTCATCACGATCATGGACACCACGATCGTCAACGTGGCGCTCCCCTCCATCGCCGCCGATCTGGGCGTGAGCTCCGGGTCGATCGACGAGGTCGTGATCGCCTACCTGGTCAGCCTGGCCGTCTCCATCCCGGCGTCGGGCTGGCTCGCGGACAGGTTCGGCAGCCGGCCGGTGTTCCTCGCCGCGCTCGGCGTGTTCACGGCGGCCTCCGCCCTGTGCGGGCTCGCCGGGAGCGTCACCACCCTGGTGATCTTCCGGGTGCTCCAGGGAGTGGGCGGCGGCCTGCTCACCCCGGTGGGGATGGCGATGCTCTACCGGGTCTACCCCCCGGCGGAGCGGGCCCGGGCGGCCCGGATCCTCATCGTGCCCACCGTCGTCGCGCCGGCCGCCGGCCCGATCCTCGGCGGAGTACTGACCGACCAGGCGTCCTGGCACTGGGTGTTCCTGGTCAACGTGCCGATCGGGATCGCCGCGTTCGTCTTCGGCCTGGTGTTCCTGGCGGGTTCCCGGGTGCCGGGTGCCGGCCGCTTCGACGCGCTGGGCTTCCTGCTCTCGGCGAGTGGCTTCGCCCTCGTCCTCTACGCGCTCTCCGTCGGGCCGGAGCACGGCTGGCTGTCGGCCGGGACCCTGGCGACCGCCGGGATCGGGCTCCTGGCGACCGGGGCCACCGTGTGGTGGGAGCTGCGCCGCGCCCAGCCGCTGCTCGCCCTGCGGGTACTCGGCAACGACCTGTTCCGCACCGTCAGCCTCACCCTGTCCATCGCGTTCATGGCCTTCATGGGCGTGCTGTTCCTCGTCCCGCAGCTCATGCAGACGGTGCGGGGCGCCAGCGCGACCACCTCCGGGCTGGTCGTCTTCCCCGAGGCCCTGGGCGTGCTGACCGCCACCCAGATCGGCGGGCGCCTCTACCCGCGGGTCGGGCCGCGCCGGCTGATGGCCGGCGGCCTGGTCCTCGCGGCCGCCGCGATGCTCTCCCTCGGCTTCCTCGACTCGGCCGGATCCCTCTGGCCGTTGCGCGGGCTGCTGTTCGGCGTCGGCGTCGGCATCGGCTTCGTGATGATGCCGGCCCAGACCGCGGCCTTCGCCACCATCTCCGCCGCGTCGACGGCCCAGGCCTCCGCGCTGTTCAACGCGCAGCGCCAGCTCGCCTCCGCGATCGGCGTCGCGTTGGTCTCCACCGCGCTCAGCCTGGCCCGACCCGCCGCCACGGGATCCGGCGGCGGGTCGGTCGTCGGGGACACCGGCTCCTTCAGGTGGGCGTTCGCCGTCGCCGCGGCGCTGGCCGCGCTCGGGCTGCTCGCCGCGCTGCGGGTGCGGGACGCCGACGCTGCCCCGACCATGCGCCCGCCCGCCGGGTCCGCCCTGCTCGGGCACGGTCGGGATGACCAGCGTGGAGGTTCCCGGGCCGGTGCTGACGGTCACGTCGACCGGGCTCGTGTTGGGCGTGAGGACGTCGGCGGCGCCGCCGGAGACCCGGACGTTGTAGCCCCGGGTGGCGAAGTAGCCGGCCTCGCTCGAAGGTCGAACGGATCACCGTTTAGGGGGTGA
- a CDS encoding TetR/AcrR family transcriptional regulator, whose amino-acid sequence MTGAERADAARNRAAILAAAADLFDREGAEEVSMNDIAEAAGVGKGTVFRRFGDRTTLVEAVLQPRVKTLGQRVEHGPAPLGPGGGPTESLRAYLDALLDFVVANRTLIRALEHRGPNAYYSNSSSRYWIAELTRRLAIVRPGEDTDYLAHILFTALRADVVDYLVAARQMPLDRVRAGLHNLAGV is encoded by the coding sequence GTGACCGGGGCCGAACGGGCCGATGCCGCCCGTAATCGCGCGGCCATTCTGGCCGCGGCGGCGGACCTGTTCGATCGCGAGGGGGCCGAGGAGGTGTCGATGAACGACATCGCCGAGGCCGCCGGGGTCGGCAAGGGCACCGTCTTCCGCCGGTTCGGCGACCGCACCACCCTGGTCGAGGCCGTCCTGCAGCCCCGGGTGAAGACGCTGGGCCAGCGTGTCGAGCACGGGCCCGCCCCACTCGGCCCCGGCGGCGGCCCGACCGAGTCCCTGCGCGCCTATCTCGACGCCCTGCTCGACTTCGTGGTGGCCAACCGGACCCTCATCCGGGCACTCGAGCACCGCGGGCCGAACGCCTACTATTCGAACTCGTCGAGTCGGTACTGGATCGCCGAGCTCACCCGGCGCCTCGCGATCGTGCGGCCCGGGGAGGACACCGACTATCTGGCGCATATTCTGTTCACCGCGCTGCGCGCCGATGTCGTCGACTATCTCGTCGCGGCCCGCCAGATGCCCCTCGATCGTGTTCGCGCCGGCCTGCACAATCTGGCCGGGGTGTGA
- a CDS encoding RNA-binding S4 domain-containing protein, with translation MREVSIGGDVIRLGQFLKLADVVEAGSAVKAVLASGTVSVNGEVETRRGRQLRPGDEVTVPGEQLRVG, from the coding sequence ATGCGTGAAGTGAGCATCGGTGGCGACGTCATCCGGCTCGGGCAGTTCCTCAAGCTCGCCGACGTCGTCGAGGCGGGTTCGGCGGTCAAGGCGGTGCTCGCCAGCGGGACCGTCAGCGTCAACGGTGAGGTCGAGACCCGCCGGGGCCGTCAGCTGCGGCCCGGCGACGAGGTGACGGTGCCCGGCGAGCAGCTGCGCGTCGGCTGA
- a CDS encoding cytochrome P450: MENPAFLTAPQAVFPGLRDQRTVSLGERGVLLTRSADIATLLTNPEVFSSGVGVTQTGTERPLIPLQIDPPKHREYRRILDPLFSPQRMKEMEGPITDLARGLIDTIATDSTVDFVPRFSLQFPSQVFLALLGLPLDELPTFLKMKDGFIRPESITGRPRGHEDSIALLKTTAASIYEYFDAVIADRRSTPGEDIVSRFLRTEVEGARLSHEDILDICFLFLVAGLDTVSASLDCMMLHLALHPERRRVLVDDPALIPNAVEELLRWESPVMMVARFATQDTEIAGCPVRRGQVVTGLLGAANTDEREIPEPEAVRFDREANRHIAFGRGPHRCLGSHLARLELRIALREWHARIPDYRVPDNFQPTFTTTIRSLVALPLQLGQSA; the protein is encoded by the coding sequence ATGGAGAACCCCGCCTTCCTGACGGCGCCACAGGCAGTCTTCCCCGGGTTACGCGACCAGCGCACGGTTTCGCTGGGCGAAAGAGGAGTGCTGTTAACCCGGAGCGCGGACATCGCGACACTGCTCACGAACCCCGAGGTCTTCTCCTCCGGAGTCGGCGTGACCCAGACGGGCACCGAGCGGCCGTTGATCCCGTTGCAGATCGACCCGCCGAAACACCGTGAATACCGCAGGATCCTCGATCCGCTCTTCTCCCCGCAGCGCATGAAGGAGATGGAAGGGCCGATCACCGACCTGGCCCGCGGCCTCATCGACACGATCGCCACCGACAGTACGGTGGACTTCGTGCCGCGGTTCTCCCTGCAGTTCCCGTCGCAGGTGTTCCTCGCCCTGTTGGGGCTGCCGCTCGACGAGCTCCCCACCTTCCTCAAGATGAAGGACGGCTTCATCCGGCCCGAGTCCATCACCGGGCGGCCCCGAGGCCACGAGGACTCGATCGCCCTGCTGAAGACGACCGCCGCGTCGATCTACGAGTACTTCGACGCCGTCATCGCCGACCGGCGCTCCACCCCGGGCGAGGACATCGTCAGCCGCTTCCTGCGGACCGAGGTCGAGGGCGCCCGGCTCAGCCACGAGGACATCCTCGACATCTGTTTCCTGTTCCTCGTCGCCGGTCTCGACACCGTCTCGGCCTCGCTGGACTGCATGATGCTGCACCTCGCGCTCCACCCCGAGCGGCGGCGCGTGCTGGTGGACGACCCGGCGCTGATTCCGAACGCCGTGGAGGAGCTGCTCCGCTGGGAGTCGCCGGTGATGATGGTGGCACGGTTCGCGACCCAGGACACCGAGATCGCCGGCTGCCCGGTCCGCAGGGGCCAGGTCGTGACCGGTCTGCTCGGCGCCGCCAACACCGACGAACGGGAGATCCCCGAGCCCGAGGCCGTCCGGTTCGATCGTGAGGCGAACCGGCACATCGCGTTCGGGCGGGGGCCGCACCGGTGCCTGGGCTCGCACCTGGCTCGGCTGGAGCTGCGCATCGCCCTGCGGGAATGGCACGCCCGCATCCCCGACTACCGCGTTCCGGACAACTTCCAGCCGACCTTCACGACGACGATCCGCTCGTTGGTCGCGCTCCCGCTCCAGCTCGGCCAGTCCGCCTGA
- a CDS encoding oxidoreductase has translation MAQAPKRRRWSAADVPDLTGRTAVVTGANSGIGFQAARTLAGRGATVVLACRNPVKAQDALDTIRTAVPEADVSVLQVDLGSLTSVRKAADALVTERPVIDLLINNAGVMLLPQGRTEDGFEQHFGINHLGHFAFTGLVLAAVTAADAGRVVTVSSNGHRMGKIDFDDLDLAQNYRPFRAYARSKLANLLFTYELQRRLAAAGGSARSVAAHPGGANTEVGGNPSPLQRRLKKVVDHIPNPIVHSAFKGSLPLLRAAVDPAARGGEYYGPSGLLRMTGHPVLVTSNAASRDTGTAERLWELSERLTTVTYPL, from the coding sequence ATGGCGCAGGCGCCCAAGCGGCGGCGTTGGAGCGCGGCCGACGTTCCCGACCTGACCGGGCGGACGGCCGTCGTCACCGGCGCGAATTCCGGAATCGGCTTCCAGGCCGCCAGGACGCTCGCCGGGCGCGGCGCGACAGTGGTGCTGGCCTGCCGGAACCCGGTCAAGGCCCAGGATGCTCTGGACACCATCCGGACCGCCGTCCCCGAGGCGGACGTCTCGGTACTGCAGGTGGATCTCGGCTCGCTCACCTCGGTGCGCAAGGCCGCCGACGCACTGGTCACCGAGCGCCCCGTCATCGACCTGCTCATCAACAACGCCGGCGTCATGCTGTTACCCCAGGGCCGGACGGAGGACGGCTTCGAACAGCATTTCGGCATCAACCACCTCGGCCACTTCGCCTTCACCGGGCTCGTCCTGGCGGCCGTGACGGCCGCCGACGCCGGCCGCGTCGTGACGGTCAGCAGCAACGGGCACCGGATGGGAAAGATCGATTTCGACGATCTCGACCTGGCTCAGAACTACCGGCCGTTCCGGGCCTACGCCCGGTCGAAACTCGCGAACCTGCTGTTCACCTATGAGCTGCAACGCCGGCTGGCGGCGGCGGGCGGGTCGGCGCGATCCGTCGCCGCGCATCCCGGTGGCGCGAACACGGAGGTCGGGGGCAACCCCAGCCCACTTCAGCGCAGGCTCAAGAAGGTCGTCGATCACATCCCCAACCCCATCGTGCACTCGGCGTTCAAGGGCTCTCTGCCCCTGCTGCGCGCGGCGGTCGATCCGGCGGCGAGGGGTGGCGAGTACTACGGGCCGTCCGGGCTGCTGAGGATGACCGGCCACCCGGTCCTGGTCACCTCCAACGCCGCCTCGCGCGACACCGGGACGGCCGAACGTCTCTGGGAACTGTCCGAGCGACTGACCACGGTGACCTACCCGCTCTGA